A section of the Triticum dicoccoides isolate Atlit2015 ecotype Zavitan chromosome 7A, WEW_v2.0, whole genome shotgun sequence genome encodes:
- the LOC119327752 gene encoding LOB domain-containing protein 18-like: MSGSSTSASVSVGGRPSGCSGGPCGACKFLRRKCADDCIFAPYFDSEQGVEHFTAVHKVFGASNVSKILNQAPPHKRLDAAITVCYEAKARLRDPIYGCVGDIFALQQRVANLQAEVAFLQAHLTTPQQPSPPPFLSPPYIPMTTEFSISELASLSNVPNTIELSSLFDPSMQWAFQQQHQQPYGQTGEGSGGTGNTNSNGDDLQALARELLDRRSTGLTPQQPSNTQF, from the exons ATGAGTGGGTCATCGACCAGTGCAAGCGTCAGTGTTGGCGGCAGGCCGAGTGGTTGTAGTGGAGGGCCATGCGGGGCATGCAAGTTCCTGCGACGCAAGTGCGCGGATGATTGCATCTTTGCACCTTATTTCGACTCAGAGCAAGGGGTGGAGCACTTCACCGCGGTGCACAAGGTGTTCGGTGCCAGCAATGTTTCCAAGATCCTTAATCAAGCCCCTCCCCACAAGCGCCTTGATGCCGCCATCACTGTATGTTATGAGGCAAAGGCGCGTCTTCGTGACCCTATCTACGGCTGTGTCGGTGACATCTTCGCCCTCCAACAACGG GTAGCGAACCTCCAGGCCGAAGTCGCCTTCCTACAGGCCCACCTCACGACACCGCAACAGCCTTCACCGCCTCCTTTTCTGTCCCCGCCGTACATACCCATGACCACTGAGTTCTCCATTTCTGAACTGGCGTCATTGTCCAATGTCCCAAACACCATTGAACTATCTTCGTTGTTCGACCCGTCGATGCAGTGGGCCTTCCAGCAGCAACACCAACAACCATATGGCCAGACAGGGGAAGGATCTGGCGGTACAGGCAACACCAACTCCAATGGCGATGACTTGCAAGCCCTGGCTAGGGAGCTCTTGGATCGACGGTCGACAGGATTGACACCCCAGCAACCATCGAACACACAGTTTTGA